Proteins from a genomic interval of Falco rusticolus isolate bFalRus1 chromosome 7, bFalRus1.pri, whole genome shotgun sequence:
- the SPTSSA gene encoding serine palmitoyltransferase small subunit A — MALGSAWKQMSWLYYQYLLVTALYMLEPWERTVFNSMLVSIVGMALYTGYVFMPQHIMAILHYFEIVQ, encoded by the exons ATGGCGCTGGGCTCGGCTTGGAAGCAGATGTCGTGGCTGTACTACCAGTACCTGCTGGTCACCGCGCTCTACATGCTGGAGCCCTGGGAGCGCACCGTCTTCA ATTCCATGCTAGTTTCCATTGTTGGAATGGCACTGTACACAGGCTATGTGTTCATGCCTCAGCACATCATGGCAATATTGCACTACTTTGAAATTGTGCAGTGA
- the LOC119151045 gene encoding E2F-associated phosphoprotein, with the protein MSRLREEDDPYVVEEPSDEERALSSSEDEVDVLLHGTPDQKRKLIRECLTGESESSSDDEFQKEMEAELNTTMRTMEVKWKSPEMGTSSSTGQTGPATTTKYYDDIYFDSDSEDEDKTVTQDIRKKRKQQQRQILSNDELLYDPEEDSRDQEWVDSQRRGYRNQRRVPQQQRTKPSAVPNSDAVLNCPACMTTLCLDCQRHESYKTQYRAMFVMNCIVNKEEILKYRKKIKKRSKKMKHSKETTSIQANQEEEEVYHPVLCTECSTEVAVMDKDEVFHFFNVLASHC; encoded by the exons ATGAGCCGCCTGCGGGAGGAGGACGACCCGTACGTGGTGGAGGAGCCCAGCGACGAGGAGCGAGCGCTTAGCAG cTCAGAAGATGAGGTCGACGTGCTCTTACACGGCACTCCGGACCAGAAGCGGAAGCTGATACGGGAGTGCCTGACCGGGGAGAGCGAGTCTTCCAGTGACGATGAGTTCCAGAAGGAGATGGAAGCCGAACTGAACACCACCATGAGGACTATGGAAGTCAAATGGAAATCACCAGAAATGG GCACTTCTTCAAGTACTGGGCAGACTGGACCTGCCACCACTACAAAATATTATGATGACATCTACTTTGATTCTGATTCAGAGGATGAAGACAAAACAG TTACACAGGACATCcggaaaaaaagaaaacagcagcaacgTCAGATTCTCTCAAATGATGAACTGCTATATGACCCAGAAGAAGACAGCAGAGACCAAGAGTGGGTAGACTCACAGAGGAGGGG GTATCGTAATCAGAGAAGAGTGCCTCAACAGCAGCGGACAAAACCTTCAGCTGTTCCAAATAGTGATGCTGTTTTGAATTGCCCTGCTTGCATGACAACATTATGCCTGGATTGCCAGAG ACATGAATCTTACAAAACACAGTATAGAGCAATGTTTGTGATGAACTGCATCGTTAACAAAGaggaaattctgaaatacagaaagaagataaagaaaagaagtaagaaaatgaagcacagcaAAGAAACTACCTCTATACAAGCTAATCAAGAAGAGGAGGAAGTGTATCATCCAGTATTATGTACTGAATGTTCAACTGAGGTGGCAGTAATGGACAAAGATGAAGTTTTTCACTTCTTCAATGTTCTAGCCAGCCACTGCTGA